The Arachis ipaensis cultivar K30076 chromosome B03, Araip1.1, whole genome shotgun sequence region CTACTCGCTCTCTTTTTCatgcaataaaataaatttgaaaatgtgAACCACAGTTGCAAAGTTGGACCCATATTTTGCTATGAGATCTCTTGATTTGTAGACTATTATTCTCCGAACCCACAACGCCAAGGTCAACCAACTAGCATCCTGTATCCGTGTTTTAGCACAACAGATTCTCGTAATAACTGCAAAATCTAATGACTAAATTGACCTAATAGCATACTCGTGGTTGATATTCCTAAAAGTTCGATGAAAATCCGACCATACTGAGTAAAAGACATGGCATCCATTTTTAGAAAGTCAAATAACAATAGGGTGGGAAAAGAGCAATTAAAATACTGAATAGCATATTGGCAAATACGTTCTCCAAGGTTCATAGGTAAAGTGCTCACTATCACTTAGCCTTCGGCACTCACTGTTGTTTCCTTGGAAGAGAGAAGCTTTACCCTCCTTGAGAGAGATCTCATGGCATCAACAATCACAGATTTCTTTTGGATTCTGTATTGAATGGCCAATTCCGTTGAACCTGAGGCACCCTGCTTCAGCAGTGATTCATCATCCATTATTTTGGTGGGGAAGTGTCCCAGTGCAATCACACACAGAGCTATAAGCGTACGCAAGACATCTGTTTCATTTGCAACACCCAGCGGGGCTTCGGCTGATAAAGACTTGAGTGTGTTGAGGTCATGCTTCTGTACGGTTTCCATACTACTTGAAAGGAGTACTCTCAATGCCGCCAACAAACGCCCCTCTACTACATCTTCACCACCTATGCTCACCTgttaaaaagaaaacaaatagaAGTAAACTTGTGCTGTGGCTCGGATGAGGAATTCCTTAACTCTCTGATCTACATTTTACACAACCCAAATAATGAGAACTTCTCTACCATAAAACAAGTGATTATCCGATCTTTAACCTTAGACAAGCCAAAATGGCAATTTAGTTACACTAAACCCGTAGCACAAGTGATTAAAGATTTGAGTTAGTGCCTTGGAGATCCACAAAACACGGGTTCAACACATAAGCTTTTCCCCTTTCCCCAAATGTCCCCTGgcctagggctggaagtgagccgagctAGACTAACTTCAAATTTGGCTCACGAAAATTAAGCTTGCCTCacggctcgactcattaacaatcgaacCTATTTTGTAAGATCAAGTTCGGCACAACAAAAACTCACGAACTGGCTCAAATAATAGGAAAgaacattaatatatatatatataaattatatatttataatcgAGTAAGGTCACGAGCTAATTAACTGAGCTTATTCAAGCTCAAGTTCGGCTCACCCGCTCACGAGTTCAGTTTATCGAGCTATTAACAAGTCGAGCTCGAGTTGGCTCATGAGCTGACTTGACTCACTTCTAGGCCCTACCTATGCCAGAAACCATTAAAAAAAATGgaagataaagatttgaagaaGAAACCTTGAGATCTGAAGCTTCCCCAGCAAGATTTAGCTGAACAAGAATCTGTTCCTGCCATGGAGCAGGTGCTGAGAAATTTGGTGATGAAACTCCAGCTGCTGAGCTTGCAGCATCCAAAAGAGCACCATCGTATTTCAGTTCAATGCAGTCATACGGGTTTGATTGTATCACAAATCCATAATCAAGAAGGAAAAAATCATTGTTTAGACAGCCATAGTTAAGTAATAAAGGATCATCTTCTTTGATTGCTGTCTCAGCCACAACCTGAGGAAAAGAAAGAATTAATCCAGCAAATACAAATCCAGATTTGTATTTTATCTTGAAAGTTTAGCTGTGGGAAGGGGAGAGTATATAGGAAAGAATATGAAAAAACATACCTTTACTTGCATTTTTATGCTACTAGAGTCTTTTTCCTGAACAATTCTGGCATTTGGATTGAAACTATGATTGCACATATCAATCAGAGGGAGCATCATAGGTATGTCAATATGGATCCCATCTGGCCGTTTGTCACCATATAAACGGAATGCTCTTGATGAGACTGCTGACATAGCCCATCCAAGAGAAGATGCATCTACTTCTTGGCCACCAAAAGGATGCTTATCTGGTGTGAGATTGACTAAGGAATGCTTGACTTCTTGCTCAAAATCAAGAAGAAACCGACATCTTTTGTTCACCTGCCTcatgaaattgaattaaattaaccTCACACTACCACACACACACAGAGCTTGACAGAAGCTTGGGGTGGAAGCTGCCCTATTCCAAGCTCAAAGTGTGCCATATTCAGATTTTGGTGTTAGTTACCTGTGCAGACTCAAGTATTACCCACAAAGCTCAAACCAACAGAAAAATGAAATGCACACCAAAACAGTCTGGCTAAGCAGTTGAGATGAGTTTATATGTTCATATTACAGAAACAGAGAACTTAAAAATACGAGATCAACTAGGTTGGTAAAATCATTTGTCCTGTCAAGATGAAATCTACACAGGTAACCAAAGTTTCTAGAGCTTCATCTTCCCTAAATGGTTCATGCAATTTTACTACAATACCTGGTGAAGAAGAGGAGCATACTGCAAGTTCTTTATATCCTCTCCGGGGAAGAAGATAGGGACAGTGTATGTTTCCGGGAGATTGCTGATGTATGGCCACCAAAAGGATCCAACTTTAGCTCTTTCTTGAAGCAGCTTCAAACCTAGCCTCATGGCCCACAGTTCCTCTGGCAAAAAGCTACCACAGTGTCCAATTTATTTACATTGAAACCTAAACTCCGTTCCCCTAACTCTAATAAAATTCTCAATCATATGTTCGagaaattgataaaccctaaACTTGAGATCAATGCAAAAAACGTTGAAGGAAGTGAGAAGGGGAGTACCAGGAACATGGCGTGCCAATTGAAGGAGGAGAGAGTGGGTGACGTCTTGGTGGTTAAACCTCAAGGGAATGTGGTCGGGGAGAACGATAAGGTCGGAACCCTTGGGGATTTGTTGGTTGGCGAGTAAGCCGAGACCGTGGGAGGGATGAAGCGCTATCTTGATGGCAGGGTGGACGAAGCCGCCTTCTCTGGTGACCCACTTGATGAGGTCCGGTGGGTGGGGAACCAGTCGCGCAGGGTAGGACGATGAGGCGGCGCATGTTAGCGGACGCAGGTgcgtcaatatttttttttttccaaaaagatCCATATGactaaagagaaaaaaagaacttACATGCTTAAAAAGTAATCTTCATATCCGAATTATTTGTTGAGGCTCATCTACTAGGGCTAactaaatcataaaattaatctCTACACTTAAGGCTGGCAATATATACTTTATTCGAAGGTATCCAATTTTAAACAACCCATTCAAGTAGAATTGTCTACTTGATTCGCTGTGGATAGTGTAGGATATAGGGTTGGCAATGGGTAGAGTAGGGTAGAGTTTAGACCCTACCTTAATCTTACCTGcgagttgaaaattttattaaaaatctaCCATACCCTACCTGCGGGTTGAGAATCTTTCAATCCTAACTCTACCCGTActctaaaattctaaaccctactctaccctaccctaccctaccctacccaccccgcagaaatattaaattttttcaaagtaaatataaaattcaatcatttcgaattttatacatattaataacataaaaaataaaaaactaatgttctaaattattaaattaactaattagttttagtggttgttcacttattataagtcattacataagggaGGTTGTAGGTTCAACTCTCATttccttcactatatacctaattttttaaaatatgtgttatatatgatatgcgggtagggtagggtatggTACACCCTAAACTCGTACCCTAGCCTACCCGTAGGCATACACGGACCGTACCTTACCCTACTTGACCCGCTGGTAGGGTAAGGTACAAGTTCAGGTATACCCTATCCTACCTGCACCCTTAATATATTATAGGAAGAATTTCACCTGCGCCAGTGTACTTTACTAGTACACTGGTGTATAATGAATCTGCAATgtgaaataataattttaaaatttgaatgaaTGAGATTTGTTTATGAAACTTCTGCTTATGATGGAGATGATCGTGAAGTGTGTACCCAATTTTGCGTTAATCGAGGTATGATTGTATGAAGAATTGAAAATTACACCTGCTTACTTTTGATTTGGTTTGGCTGGTTTCGTTTTTGTAGGGATAATGGACCTTTTTGGCCCATAGTTGTTGTTTGTATTAATTTGAGGGTAATTGATCGTTTTTGGATGCATTATTTTTGTATAGTTTTTCGCCAGCATTATACTATTGGGTTAAAAACTGTAGAGGCATAATTGCTAGATTTTGCATCGTTTGTTATTTATTGTTTGGTTCATAATTTGGCACTAACTCTTATACATGTACTAATATAAAGTAGGGTGTTTGCGGTAAAGTTTGGATCGGTTTTGGATTGCTTTTCAGTAAAAAAATTATCCGATTCAAACACTAATTTTATTTGTAGTGTGGATTGGATTGGAtgagttttaaaaaaaatagtatcCGATTCGATCCAATTTCAAGCGGTTTGGATGCGATTGAATTTAAGGTTTTGTAAGGTTAAAAaatgaaatatatataataagtttctaacatcaaattttaaataaccaaCAATAACATAACGAGTCTCAAAAATATCTTAAATAATCAACGATAAcataataatagaaataaaattataagtcagttataataaaataaataattcacatggtaaacataaaatatttattaaataataagaatacatgaataatataaaaataaaatagtaatattatagcacattgtacggtttggattggattggatccgTTATGAGAATTTGATCCAATCCAGTGGTTTGCAAAAAATAtaatccaatcaaatccaaattagTGCGTTTTAATAGGTTTTCATTGGATGAACAGtttaatttgaattgatttagattTGAACACCTTTGTAAAGAACCTTACCGTAGTCTCCCTTATTCACAAAGTACTATTTTGGTCCTTTAAATTTGGGACAAATCTTAATTTTATCTCTAACCTTTCGAACACTATTTTTATTCGAAAAAGTTTTAAACAGGTGCAATATAGTGTTACCATTAAATTTGCCACTAATAATTAAGCGAATGAGTGGACCTTAATAAAGTTACTAATTAACTCATATCTTCTTCCATGTGTTAGAAAAATATAAACAGagttctaataaaaaaataatacccAAGGTAGCAGGCACAGACCTAGAGGGGGTGaattaggggtggcaatgggtagggtaggatagggtttggatccaaccctaaccctacctgcGACTTGAGAATATCCCAATCCTAACCTTACCGCtcttaacccgcgggtacccgactctatccgcgggttacaaaaaatatacaacattattatataacttgatgataatttaaaatagaactgatttttatgtaaaaaaatattaaattatcaattaacgaTTTTCTTTTAGCGGTTAAAGATCTTTTGCATGtagtgagaggtctttgattTAACATCCACTTAAAGCATATTTTtttataagtatataacataaacacatatagagtgcgggttggtcggatagggttgaggctcaacccgTACCCGACTCGACCCACACGAGAACTctacccgtaccctaccctatccgctgcggatcgggttggcaaccctacccgatcGGGTGGGGTCGGGTTGGATACCGCAGGTAaggtacatattgccacccctaaaGTGAATAGTGGTTTCGATCCCTCTCCAAATCTTAAGGAACTTAAATTTATGTATACATCTGTGGTCAAAGAAAAATAAGATTgtttaatttagtaattttatatgtattatttgtTATTATCTAATAGTCGCTTAAATTTTTTACTTAAacaattttttttgaaacaaagaaaGCTCAACACATTAAAGTGGAGCATACAAAAGAAAGCAAGTAACATAAAGAGCTACGAACAATAAAATAACCCCCTGGCAACTCCAGTGCTGCCATCAGCCTCCCACAGGATCACAACCACGTTATTCTGTGTAGCTCAACACCGTCCTTGTGTGAATAACCTCAAGACTTGCTCTTTTATTCTTGAAGATCCGTGCATTACGTTCCAACCATATGTTCCAAATTACTGCAAAGAACGCGGTCATCCATGCCCTTGTTGTCTATTGTGCATGCCATGCCAACTCTCAAACAGTTCTTTAATGGTTCCAGGAATTACCCAATCTCTACTCAGTGACCTCAACCActtgcaccacacctgccatgttacCTCACACCAAAGAAATAAATGCTCAACAGATTCTACTTCCTTGGTACACAGTACACACATACTATCACTCATAATGTTAACTCCTAATTTAGTCAACTTCTCCTTGGTGTTAACTCTACCAACTAGCACAAACCATCCAAAGAGCTCAATTCTCGGAGGTACGAAACCTTTCTAGAGGGAACTCGTGAAACTATAGCTCGTGATCTCGGCCGACAGTGTCTCCAATTGTATGGCCTGTATCACAGAGCTAGTAGAAAAAACCCCTCTACTTTCCAACTTCCACACCACAGTGTCCTCCCGACTAGATGACAACTTCACTGGCCTTAACCTCTCATGGAGCTGATGGACTAGTTCCAGCTCCCATTGGAACAGCTTCCTCCTCCATTGAAAATTTCATATCCATTCTAACCCATCGCAAAAACCACAATCCCCAATGACAGCTCCTTGTTGGCTTGAGATAGAGTAGAGTCTTGGAAAACTCTCTTTTGAACACACCACCTTGAACCCAGTTATCTTCCCAAAATCGGGTTTGCATACCATTGCCTACCTCAATTGCCAAGCCACTAACCACTTTATCCATTATCCGTTGTCCTTTTATATTCAGTTGACATATGTCTTTCCAAGGTCTAGATTTTACTGGTAAAGACTGAGTTGCTAGCATTACAGCCGGGTTCAACTTGTTGCACGAACAAACAATCTTCTTCCACAGCGggcaatcctcctttgaaaaccgccaccaccacttaaacaggaGCGTTGTGTTTCTCAGCACCGCATCCCCAACCCCCAAGCCCCCAGCCTTTTTTGGAGCCTGGACGAGCTCCCACTTGACCAAAGGTATACCATAGTCACCGTTCTCCTTACACCACATAAAGTTCCTTGGTAAAGCAATCAGCTTGTCCGCCACCGCCTTCGGCATCTTGTACAGACTTAGGTAATATATGGGGAGACTATTCAGGACCGATTTAATAAGGACAAGCTTACCTGATTTATTCAAAACCTTCGCCTTCCATAAGCTAAGCTTCTGTTCCACCTTATCGATGATTGGTTTCCAAGTCTTCACCAGGCGCAGATTCGCTCCTAGAGAAATTCCCAAGTATCTAACCGGTAGAGCGGCCTGCTGGCATCCCAATAGTCCAAAAGCATGATCAATCCATCCTTGTTCACAGTTCACCGAAATCAAATTTGATTTATCAAAATTGATGTTCAGCCCAGACATCAACTCGAAACACCGCAACAGTCTCTTGTTGTTTACAATTGTTTTAGTCACCAGCGGGCATAACAAAATGGTGTCATCCACAAATTGTAAGTGCGACAGTTCAATATAATCTCCCCCTACCAGGAGCGAAGTAATGCGCCCATTCCTGACAGCTTCTCCCACCGTCCTATGCAAAACATCGACAACAAGCACAAACAGAAGTGGAGAACGTGGGTCCCCTTGTCTGAGTCCCCTCTCCATCTTGAATGGCTTGGATGACGACCCGTTAACCAGGACTGCCATGGTAGCCGTAGTAACATACTCCCTCACCTAATTCCTCCATCTCTGCCCGAAGCCCATTTTCTGGAGCACAATATCAACAAAGCTCCATCTTACTCTGTCATAGGCTTTTTGAAAATCCAGTTTGATAATAGCCGCTGGCTTTTTCCGAGTCTTCAGCCAATGAACCGTCTCACAGGATATGAGTGCGCCATCATGAATTTTCCTACCCTTTACAAATGCAGTCCGAGTCTCTCCGACCAACCCCGGCATCACAGATCGCATTCTTCTCACCAACACCTTCGAAATTACTTTATACACACACCCCACCATACTAATCGTCTGAAAATCCTTCACCTCCTTTGCACCTTCAAACTTTGGGGCTAGTGTCACCCATGTTACATTCACATCCGTTGGCAACTTAGCACTTTGAAAGAACCCCAATACCGCTGCAGTGAATTCCGGCCCAATGTCCTCCCAGCATCTCTTTATGAAGTTCATATTATACCCATCGCTCCCTGGGGCCTTTGAAGATTCGCAGTCCCACACGGCCTCCTTGATTTCCTCCTCCGATGGCATCACTTCCAGTGCTTCAGCCTCCTCCCTAGATATGCTTCACTAAGCCATCTCTAACTCCAATCCTCGGAGCATATTCCTGTCTATAGAAATCCTTGTAGAACCCTCTAATCACACCTTTTATTCTTGCCTGGTTCCGCACAAGTCTTCCATGTACCATCAGGGCATCGATCCTGTTATTCCGTCTTCTGGCCGAGGTAATGTTATGAAAGTATCTGGTATTCTTATCCATACTTGCAGCATGCTTGGACTGAGACATCTGTTTCCAGTGTATTTCCTTTCTAATGTACCATTTTGCACAAAAGCTCACCAGTGCCTTTCTTCTAGCCTCCGTTGTACCATCATAAATCCCATCACTAACTAAATTGTCCAGCCTGGTGATCTCCTCCTCAAACCTCATGAGTCTCTTATCCATGTCCCGGAAATTATCCTTGTGCCATTGCCGTAGTGGTACTATTAAAGCTCTTAGTTTGCACGTGAACTGCGCTTCTCCGAGGCTTCTCCATTCATTCTTCACCATCCTCAGAAATTCCTCATGCGTAAACTAGGAATCCAGACTTCTAAATGGTCTAGGGCCCCCTCCTAGTATTATACCTTCCAAGATCAACGGGCAGTGATCGGACAACCCCCTTGGACCACCCTTTAGCCGAATATCTGGAAATTTCTCAGTCCATTCAATATTTACCAGAATCCTATCAATCCGACTACAGGATCGACCCCTAAACCATGTATATTTTCTATCAATAAGAGGCAAATCTATCAACTGCATGTCATTCACCCAGCCCTTAAACTCTTCCCATGATGCCGGCAAGCTAGTAACTCCTTCGCGATCCTCAACCTGTAAAATTTCATTAAAGTCCCCGATAAAGCAGAAAGAAACCTGACATAACCCCGCCACAAAGCTCAGTTCTTCCCACACCCCCCTCTTCGCC contains the following coding sequences:
- the LOC107631809 gene encoding histone-lysine N-methyltransferase setd3 (The sequence of the model RefSeq protein was modified relative to this genomic sequence to represent the inferred CDS: added 30 bases not found in genome assembly); this translates as MATSKAVMASLTHLRPLTCAASSSYPARLVPHPPDLIKWVTREGGFVHPAIKIALHPSHGLGLLANQQIPKGSDLIVLPDHIPLRFNHQDVTHSLLLQLARHVPEELWAMRLGLKLLQERAKVGSFWWPYISNLPETYTVPIFFPGEDIKNLQYAPLLHQVNKRCRFLLDFEQEVKHSLVNLTPDKHPFGGQEVDASSLGWAMSAVSSRAFRLYGDKRPDGIHIDIPMMLPLIDMCNHSFNPNARIVQEKDSSSIKMQVKVVAETAIKEDDPLLLNYGCLNNDFFLLDYGFVIQSNPYDCIELKYDGALLDAASSAAGVSSPNFSAPAPWQEQILVQLNLAGEASDLKVSIGGEDVVEGRLLAALRVLLSSSMETVQKHDLNTLKSLSAEAPLGVANETDVLRTLIALCVIALGHFPTKIMDDESLLKQGASGSTELAIQYRIQKKSVIVDAMRSLSRRVKLLSSKETTVSAEG